The following are encoded together in the Bubalus kerabau isolate K-KA32 ecotype Philippines breed swamp buffalo chromosome 3, PCC_UOA_SB_1v2, whole genome shotgun sequence genome:
- the PXT1 gene encoding peroxisomal testis-specific protein 1: protein MFQGRVVWIFHLKSEGSSGLGLPRVPSGTVDPPQNSSQRHVPLSQLPGPDHNPPSQPKEDSIGQNHHQEEIIHKLAVRLRNIGDSIEQRMVQENFQQEGRAILAHYVFVFFGGVHTLLRFLWNNHLM, encoded by the exons ATGTTCCAG GGAAGAGTGGTCTGGATTTTTCACCTGAAATCTGAAGGGTCCAGTGGGCTGGGGTTGCCAAGGGTACCAAGTGGGACAGTAGATCCTCCTCAGAATTCTAGTCAACGGCATGTTCCCCTTTCCCAGCTTCCGGGTCCTG ATCACAATCCACCTTCTCAGCCCAAGGAGGATAGTATTGGCCAGAACCATCACCAGGAGGAAATTATTCACAAGTTGGCCGTGCGGCTGAGAAACATTGGGGACAGCATTGAGCAGAGAATGGTGCAAGAG AACTTTCAGCAAGAAGGCAGAGCTATCCTGGCTCACTACGTCTTCGTTTTCTTTGGAGGAGTTCACACGCTGCTGCGCTTTCTCTGGAACAACCATTTGATGTAG